Proteins encoded together in one Corallococcus soli window:
- the zigA gene encoding zinc metallochaperone GTPase ZigA: MKPSRAKQDARLPVTVLSGFLGAGKTTLLNHVLNNREGLRVAVIVNDMSEVNIDVKLVKGGGAALSRVDEKLVEMSNGCICCTLREDLLQEVARLAEAKRFDYLLIESTGISEPLPVAETFTFEDAEGQSLSALARLDTMVTVVDAFNFLRDWDASEALSERGLALAEEDERTVVDLLVEQVEFADVLVLNKTDLVDADGLGRLQDVLRRLNPQARIVLSERGQVPLASVLDTRMFDFERASRAPGWLKELRGEHVPESDAYGIRSFVFRSRVPLHPKRFWDFVHGSWKGVLRSKGFFWLATRMDVTGLWAQAGGACSFEPAGIWWSAMPREDWPEDPELRAELERDVEAGPYGDRRQEVVFITRDADHEALAKELERCLLTPTELAKGPKAWARMRDPFPEWRVASSEEEAPQERAG; this comes from the coding sequence GTGAAGCCCTCGCGTGCGAAGCAGGACGCGCGGCTGCCGGTGACGGTGCTGTCGGGGTTCCTGGGGGCGGGGAAGACGACGCTGCTCAACCACGTGCTGAACAACCGCGAGGGCCTGCGGGTGGCGGTCATCGTCAACGACATGAGCGAGGTGAACATCGACGTGAAGCTGGTGAAGGGCGGGGGCGCCGCGCTCAGCCGCGTGGACGAGAAGCTGGTGGAGATGTCCAACGGCTGCATCTGCTGCACGCTGCGCGAGGACCTGCTCCAGGAGGTGGCCCGGCTGGCGGAGGCGAAGCGCTTCGACTACCTGCTGATTGAGTCCACCGGCATCTCCGAACCGCTGCCCGTCGCGGAGACCTTCACCTTCGAGGACGCGGAGGGCCAGAGCCTGTCGGCGCTGGCGCGGCTGGACACGATGGTGACGGTGGTGGACGCGTTCAACTTCCTGCGGGACTGGGATGCGTCGGAGGCGCTGTCCGAGCGCGGGCTGGCGCTGGCGGAGGAGGACGAGCGCACGGTGGTGGACCTGCTGGTGGAGCAGGTGGAGTTCGCGGACGTGCTGGTGCTGAACAAGACGGACCTGGTGGACGCGGACGGGCTGGGGCGGTTGCAGGACGTGCTGCGCCGGCTGAATCCGCAGGCGCGCATCGTGCTGTCGGAGCGGGGCCAGGTGCCGCTGGCGTCGGTGCTGGACACGCGCATGTTCGACTTCGAGCGCGCGAGCCGCGCCCCGGGTTGGTTGAAGGAGCTGCGCGGCGAACACGTCCCGGAGAGCGACGCGTACGGCATCCGCAGCTTCGTCTTCCGCAGCCGCGTGCCGCTGCACCCCAAGCGCTTCTGGGACTTCGTGCATGGCAGTTGGAAGGGCGTGCTGCGCAGCAAGGGTTTCTTCTGGTTGGCGACGCGCATGGACGTCACCGGCCTGTGGGCGCAGGCGGGGGGCGCGTGCAGCTTCGAGCCCGCGGGCATCTGGTGGTCCGCCATGCCGCGCGAGGACTGGCCCGAGGACCCGGAGCTGCGCGCCGAGCTGGAGCGCGACGTGGAGGCCGGACCCTACGGGGACCGGCGCCAGGAGGTCGTGTTCATCACCCGGGACGCGGACCACGAAGCGCTGGCGAAGGAGCTGGAGCGCTGCCTGCTCACCCCCACGGAGCTGGCGAAGGGGCCGAAGGCCTGGGCGCGGATGAGGGATCCGTTCCCGGAGTGGCGCGTGGCGTCCTCGGAGGAAGAGGCCCCCCAGGAGCGTGCCGGATGA
- the rpmG gene encoding 50S ribosomal protein L33, giving the protein MPKGNRTIIHLVSSAGTGFTYTTTKNKRKSQEKLQKKKYDPKVRRHVLFVEGKP; this is encoded by the coding sequence ATGCCCAAGGGCAACCGCACCATCATCCACCTCGTGTCCTCGGCGGGGACCGGCTTCACCTACACGACGACGAAGAACAAGCGGAAGTCGCAGGAGAAGCTCCAGAAGAAGAAGTACGACCCGAAGGTGCGCAGGCACGTGCTCTTCGTGGAGGGCAAGCCGTGA